A single window of Balaenoptera ricei isolate mBalRic1 chromosome 15, mBalRic1.hap2, whole genome shotgun sequence DNA harbors:
- the BAIAP3 gene encoding BAI1-associated protein 3, translated as MSTLLEIKSSVLRQVQVCPSFRRRTEEEPASSSTEVQEPAAGAWKPGDGVEFFAQMRLILKKGEGRQGLPCPEVLLRSSSPAPTEPVDPSRGLRALTQEEVEMLYEEALYTVLYRAGTMGPDQVDDQEVLLSYLQQVFGTSPEEHAEAMERVKKAKAPTYALKVSVMRAKNLLAKDPNGFSDPYCMLGILPASGTLREPGPHKEQRFSFRKGSKRGGPLPAKCIQVTEVKSSTLNPVWKEHFLFEIEDVSTDQLHLDIWDHDDDVSLVEACRKLNEVIGLKGMSRYFKQIVKSARANGTAGPTEDHTDDFLGCLNIPIREVPVAGEDRWFKLEPRSSASRVQGDCQLVLKLITTQRDTSMSQRGRSGFLSYLLLLSRLLQFEHRAEEPNSSSWRGELSGPAATVLCLHGAQSNLSALQLAVLHWQVSSRHHQTRTLDYGYLLGLLEDMQAHWEEAASLPQEQEEGLADSFSAFSEFGLRLLRQLRDYFPATNSTAVYRLELLLKCLGKLQLFQPSFEICPFETELNMDIAAALKRGNREWFDKLLNSQSPREQPGPQRLAGLVKLADAVYEDLQSCYGIYASLFHSIIKIDFFTLTFRQLERLVAEEAWVLTEELSPKMTLEVASGLFELYLTLADIQRFWSSIPGRDSRSLALAGIHAPFLPAVKLWLQVLRDQAKWRLQGAMDVDTLEPMDSSSKHSSSAATASLCFSHMQELWARLAWPDPAQAQGLGTQLSQDLCEAALFYTELLRKKVDTQPGAAGEAVSEPLCVVLNDVELLRKAADQALRGLVWPEGAPGLEGVLPRPLLSCMQALDEDLQREARTVTAHLTSKMVGDIRKYVQHISLSPDSIQNEEAMAPLLKYLDEKLALLNASLVKENLSRVLEALWELLLQAILQALGANRDVSADFYGRFHFTLEALVNFFHAEGQGLPLESLRDGSYKRLEEELRLHQCSTRECIEQYYLDKLKQRSLEHNRFGRLSVRCHYEAAEQRLAVEVLHAADLLPLDANGLSDPFVIVELGPPHLFPLVRSQRTQVKSRTLHPVYDELFYFSVPAEACRRRGACVLFTVMDHDWLSTNDFAGEAALGLGSIGGVARPQVGGSARAGQPVTLHLRRPRAQVRSALRMLEGRNNKEAQEFVKRLKELEKYMEADP; from the exons ATGTCCACCTTGCTGGAGATCAAGAGCAGCGTGCTCAGGCAGGTACAGGTGTGCCCGTCCTTCCGCCGGAGGACTGAGGAGGAGCCGGCGAGCAGCAGCACCGAAGTTCAGGAGCCCGCGGCTGGGGCCTG GAAACCCGGAGATGGTGTGGAGTTCTTCGCCCAGATGCGCCTCATCCTGAAGAAGGGGGAAGGCAGACAGGGCCTGCCGTGCCCCGAG GTCCTCCTGCGCAGTAGCTCCCCAGCCCCCACAGAGCCCGTGGACCCCAGCCGTGGCCTTAGAGCCCTGACCCAAGAGGAG GTGGAGATGCTCTATGAGGAAGCCTTGTACACAGTCCTTTACCGGGCAGGGACCATGGGCCCCGACCAGGTGGATGACCAGGAGGTCCTACTGAGCTACCTGCAGCAG GTGTTCGGCACCAGCCCCGAGGAACATGCTGAGGCCATGGAGCGTGTGAAGAAGGCCAAG gcTCCCACATATGCCCTGAAAGTCTCCGTCATGCGTGCCAAGAACCTGCTGGCCAAAGACCCCAACG GTTTCAGTGACCCGTACTGCATGCTGGGCATCCTGCCGGCCTCAGGCACCCTGAGGGAGCCGGGCCCACACAAGGAGCAGCGCTTCAGCTTCCGCAAGGGCAGCAAGCGTGGTGGCCCACTGCCGGCCAAGTGCATCCAGGTCACCGAGGTCAAGAGCAGCACCCTGAACCCCGTGTGGAAGGAGCACTTCCTCTT TGAGATTGAGGATGTCAGCACCGACCAGCTGCACCTGGACATCTG GGATCATGATGATGACGTGTCCCTGGTGGAAGCGTGCAGGAAGCTGAATGAAGTCATTGGCCTAAAGGGCATGAGCAG GTATTTCAAACAGATTGTCAAGTCTGCCCGCGCAAATGGGACAGCAGGGCCCACGGAGGACCACACCGATGACTTCCTGGGGTGCCTCAACATACCCATCCGG GAGGTGCCCGTGGCTGGTGAGGACCGCTGGTTCAAACTGGAACCGCGCTCCAGCGCCTCCCGCGTGCAGGGGGACTGCCAGCTGGTCCTCAAGCTGATCACCACACAG AGGGACACGAGCATGAGCCAGCGCGGGCGCTCGGGCTTCCTGTCCTACCTGCTGCTGCTCAGCCGTCTGCTGCAGTTCGAGCACCGAGCCGAGGAG CCCAACTCGAGCAGCTGGCGCGGTGAGCTCAGCGGGCCTGCGGCCACCGTGCTCTGCCTGCACGGCGCGCAGAGCAACCTGTCGGCGCTGCAGCTGGCTGTGCT GCACTGGCAGGTCAGCAGCCGCCACCATCAGACTCGCACCCTGGACTACGGCTACCTGCTGGGGCTGCTGGAAGATATGCAGGCACACTGGGAGGAGGCAGCCTCGCTGCCCCAGGAGCAG GAGGAGGGACTGGCAGACAGCTTCTCCGCCTTCTCTGAGTTTGGGCTTCGGCTGCTGCGCCAGCTCCGAGACTACTTCCCTGCCACCAACAGCACAGCCGTCTACCGCCTGGAGCTGCTGTTGAA GTGTCTTGGCAAGCTGCAGCTCTTCCAGCCTTCCTTTGAGATCTGCCCCTTCGAGACGGAGCTAAACATGGACATTGCTGCTGCCCTGAAG AGAGGCAACCGTGAATGGTTCGACAAGCTCCTGAACTCCCAGAGTCCTCGTGAGCAG CCGGGGCCACAGCGCCTTGCAGGGCTGGTCAAGCTGGCTGACGCTGTCTACGAGGACCTGCAGTCCTGCTATGGCATCTACGCCAGCCTCTTCCACAG CATCATCAAGATCGACTTCTTCACCCTCACCTTTCGGCAGCTGGAGCGTCTG GTGGCAGAAGAGGCGTGGGTGCTGACGGAGGAGCTGAGCCCTAAGATGACCCTCGAGGTGGCCTCAGGGCTTTTTGAGCTCTACCTGACCCTGGCAGACATCCAGCGCTTCTGGAGCAGCATCCCAGGCCG GGACAGCCGCTCCCTTGCCCTGGCTGGCATCCATGCCCCGTTCCTGCCCGCTGTGAAGCTTTGGCTGCAGGTGCTGCGGGACCAAGCCAAGTGGAGGCTTCAGGGAGCCATGGATGTGGACACA CTGGAGCCCATGGATTCCTCCTCCAAGCACAGCAGCTCCGCAGCCACTGCAAGCCTCTGCTTCAGCCACATGCAGGAGCTGTGGGCCCGCCTGGCATGGCCAGACCCTGCCCAGGCCCAGGGGCTGGGCACCCAGCTCAGCCAG GACCTGTGTGAAGCTGCCCTCTTCTACACAGAGCTGCTGCGGAAGAAGGTGGACACTCAGCCTGGGGCAGCGGGCGAGGCAGTGAGCGAGCCA CTCTGCGTGGTCCTCAACGACGTGGAGCTCCTGCGCAAGGCTGCTGACCAGGCGCTGCGTGGCCTGGTGTGGCCGGAGGGGGCTCCAGGGCTCGAGGGTGTGCTCCCGCGCCCCCTGCTCAGCTGCATGCAGGCCCTGGATGAGGACCTGCAGCGGGAGGCCCGAACCGTGACGGCACACCTGACCTCCAAG ATGGTGGGTGACATCAGGAAGTACGTGCAGCACATCAGCCTCTCACCTGACTCCATCCAGAACGAGGAG GCCATGGCCCCGCTCCTGAAGTACCTGGATGAGAAGCTGGCTCTGCTGAACGCCTCACTAGTGAAGGAGAACCTGAGCAG GGTGCTGGAGGCCCTCTGGGAGCTGCTGCTACAGGCTATTCTGCAGGCTCTGGGCGCAAACCGTGACGTGTCTGCCGACTTCTATGGGCGCTTCCACTTCACGCTGGAG GCCCTGGTCAATTTTTTCCACGCTGAGGGCCAGGGTTTACCCCTGGAGAGCCTGAGGGACGGAAGCTACAAG AGGCTGGAAGAGGAGCTGCGCCTGCACCAGTGCTCCACCCGGGAGTGCATCGAGCAGTACTACTTGGACAAGCTCAAGCAG AGATCCCTGGAGCACAACCGGTTTGGGCGCCTGAGTGTCCGCTGCCACTACGAGGCAGCCGAACAGCGGCTGGCGGTGGAGGTGCTGCACGCCGCCGACCTGCTCCCCCTGGACGCCAACG GCCTGAGCGACCCCTTTGTGATCGTGGAGCTGGGCCCGCCGCACCTTTTCCCTCTGGTCCGCAGTCAGAGGACCCAGGTCAAGAGCCGAACGCTGCACCCCGTGTACGACGAGCTCTTCTACTT ctccgtGCCCGCAGAGGCCTGCCGCCGCCGGGGCGCCTGCGTGCTGTTCACCGTCATGGACCACGATTGGCTGTCCACCAACGACTTCGCGGGGGAGGCAGCCCTGGGCCTGGGCAGCATTGGCGGCGTCGCGAGGCCCCAGGTGGGAGGGAGCGCGAGGGCCGGGCAGCCGGTCACCCTGCACCTGCGCCGGCCCAGAGCCCAGG TGAGATCGGCGCTTAGGATGCTGGAGGGCCGCAACAACAAGGAGGCGCAGGAGTTTGTCAAGAGACTCAAGGAGCTGGAGAAGTACATGGAGGCGGACCCCTGA